The Terriglobia bacterium genome window below encodes:
- a CDS encoding P-II family nitrogen regulator, whose amino-acid sequence MKLITAIVRHEKLEEIQEALIKLKVLGMTVREVRGHGRQKG is encoded by the coding sequence ATGAAACTGATCACCGCAATCGTCCGGCATGAAAAGCTGGAGGAGATCCAGGAAGCCCTGATCAAACTCAAGGTACTGGGCATGACGGTCCGGGAAGTCCGCGGCCACGGCAGGCAGAAAGG